A part of Cryptococcus neoformans var. neoformans JEC21 chromosome 4 sequence genomic DNA contains:
- a CDS encoding guanylate kinase, putative, with the protein MSRPINPDVVNRPLVICGPSGTGKSTLLKTLFESQPDTFGFSVSHTTRKPRPGEENGREYHFVTKEEFMEGVGKGEFLEWAEFGGNCYGTTFAALTALHPRRCILDIELQGVLQLKAKAPLQTPPLEPVFLFLSPPSISQLKSRLSGRGTETDASIRKRLDAAKEELRYAKEGKYDVYVVNDDLKVAGEKLEKVAMGWEGWKTCGDVLPELNLAELD; encoded by the exons ATGTCGAGGCCCATCAATCCAGACGTCGTCAACCGC CCACTTGTGATTTGCGGCCCTTCTGGTACCGGAAAATCTACCCTCCTCAAGACTCTTTTTGAGAGCCAGCCTGATACCTTTGGTTTTTCCGTCTCTCATACTACTCGAAAGCCTAGGCCCGGGGAGGAAAATGGCCGAGAATACCACTTTGTCACCAAGGAAGAGTTTATGGAGGGTGTCGGCAAGGGCGAATTTTTGGAGTGGGCCGAATTCGGGGGCAATTG TTACGGAACTACATTTGCTGCCTTGACCGCCCTTCATCCCCGCCGATGCATTCTCGACATTGAACTGCAAGGTGTCCTTCAGCTAAAGGCTAAGGCCCCGCTCCAAACCCCTCCCCTCGAACCGGtgtttctcttcctttctccgcCTTCCATTTCTCAACTTAAATCCCGTTTGTCTGGGCGAGGTACCGAGACCGACGCCTCCATCCGAAAGAGGCTCGATGCTGCCAAGGAGGAGCTGAGGTACGCGAAGGAGGGCAAATATGATGTTTACGTTGTCAACGATGATCTGAAGGTGGCTGGCGAAAAGCTTGAGAAAGTTGCGATGGGTTGGGAGGGCTGGAAGACTTGCGGTGACGTCTTGCCAGAGCTGAACTTGGCTGAACTTGACTAA
- a CDS encoding aerobic respiration-related protein, putative: MSAPATSEAGPSSTNPPSVEGKKQPVVILCIGMAGSGKTTLMQRLNSHLHSKNTPPYILNLDPAVTHMPYSANIDIRDTVDYKEVMKQYKLGPNGGILTALNLFTTKFDQVLGYVEKRAETVDYILVDTPGQIEIFTWSASGAIITDAIASSLPTVVAYIVDTPRTASPVTFMSNMLYACSILYKTKLPFIIVFNKIDVQPHEFALDWMTDFEKYQEALNDKSRDEHGEGSYVNSLMSSMNLVLEEFYNNLRAVGVSAMTGEGMKAFFSAVEEARKEYETDYKPELDRLAAERAAQTEADKKAQLERLMRDMNISDSPRSGPGGNPFGPHARNDREDRYYDDEGEASDIDEQEQEAIRRQMEEEEEDAEAEELGKLDVEEPEIGSLAGGAAAAAASRGVTWPAPR; encoded by the exons ATGTCCGCCCCTGCCACATCTGAAGCTGGACCTTCCAGCACCAACCCCCCTTCCGTCGAGGGCAAGAAACAGCCTGTCGTCATCCTCTGTATTGGCATGGCGGGATCG GGCAAAACGACCCTCATGCAACGACTTAACTCCCACCTCCATTCCAAGAATACCCCCCCGTATATTCTCAATCTTGACCCTGCCGTAACGCACATGCCTTACTCAGCGAACATTGACATCCGGGATACGGTCGATTACAAAGAAGTCATGAAGCAGTACAAGCTCGGCCCCAACGGTGGTATCTTAACAGCGTTAAATCTGTTTACCACAAAATTTGATCAGGTATTGGGGTATGTGGAGAAGCGGGCGGAGACTGTTGA CTATATCCTTGTGGACACCCCAGGACAGATCGAAATCTTCACCTGGTCCGCGTCTGGTGCTATCATAACGGATGCtattgcttcttctcttcccaccGTCGTTGCCTACATTGTCGACACACCGCGAACTGCGTCCCCCGTTACCTTCATGAGTAACATGCTTTACGCTTGTTCTATACTTTACAAAACGAAATTACCATTCATCATAGTATTCAACAAAATCGATGTGCAACCTCATGAGTTTGCCCTGGACTGGATGACAGACTTTGAAAAATATCAAGAAGCGTTAAACGATAAGAGCAGAGACGAGCatggggaaggaagttATGTGAACAGCCTAATGTCAAGTATGAACCTTGTTCTGGAGGAGTTCTATAACAATTTGAGG GCGGTGGGTGTGAGCGCGATGACCGGAGAGGGTATGAAGGCATTTTTTAGTGCGGTAGAAGAGGCCAGAAAGGAATATGAGAC CGATTACAAACCTGAACTAGATCGTTTGGCAGCTGAGCGGGCCGCACAGACCGAAGCAGACAAAAAAGCTCAGCTTGAGCGTCTTATGCGGGATATGAATATTTCGGACTCTCCTCGGTCCGGACCTGGTGGTAACCCCTTTGGTCCTCATGCCCGTAATGACCGTGAAGATCGATACTATGATGACGAGGGCGAAGCGAGTGACATCGACGAGCAGGAGCAAGAAGCTATCAGGAGAcaaatggaggaagaagaagaagatgcagaagcggaagaaTTGGGCAAGTTGGACGTAGAAGAGCCAGAGATCGGAAGCTTGGCCGGtggagctgctgctgctgctgcgaGTCGGGGCGTAACATGGCCTGCGCCCAGATAG